GCGGGCGCATTGCCAAAGTTTGCGGAAGCGCTCGCCAGTGGGACGAGTACATCCTCGCCGACCTTCTTGCCCATGAACTGATCCGGGGCCAACAGCGGCGGGACATCCGGATGGCGATGGCAAAGCAGGAACTGCACCTGGCCCTGGATCAGCATCTGCTCACAGGCCGCCATGCTATCGGAATGCAGTCGCACCGCCTCGATGGGGGCACCGTTCTCCGTGCTTCTCAGCCACTTCGGAAAAAACGTGAACGACAGCGAATGGGTGGCCGCGAATTGCAGCGTCTTGATCGCCATGCCTGCCACTTCCTGGGCTTCGCTGCGCATGCGATACAAGCGTCTAGCCGTCTCTTGGGCACTGGGCAAAATCTGCTTCCCAGCCTCGGTCAGCGTGGCACCTTGTGGCGTGCGAACGAACAGTTCCACACCCATCCAGTTTTCCAGTGCACGGACTCTGCGGCTGAATGCCGGTTGAGTCACGTGGCGCGCTTCAGCGGCGCGAACAAAGCTGCCGTACTCCGCCAATGCTGAAAAATCTTCTAGCCAAACGAGTTCCAAGGGCAATGCCTCCTGTGCATGGGGCGCGGCATTATTAGCATTGGGCGGGTGTCATCGCAAAGCATAACGTGGGGCCATCAACAACAAGAGGAACCCGCCATGCGCATCGTCGACATCCGTGAAAAAACCGTTTCCATTGCCTCGCCAATTGCCAACGCCTACATCGACTTTTCCAAGATGACCTGCTCGGTCGTCGCTGTCGTCACGGATGTGATTCGCGAGGGTAAACCGGTCATCGGCTACGGTTTCAACTCCAACGGTCGTTATGGTCAAGGTGCTTTGATGCGTGACCGTTTCCTCGCGCGCATCACCGAAGCCGACCCTGAGTCGCTGATCGATAAAGAAAACAATAACCTTGATCCGTTCGCCATCTGGAAAACCCTGATGACCAACGAAAAACCGGGTGGCCATGGTGAACGCTCCGTTGCAGTTGGCACCATTGATATGGCGGTGTGGGATGCCGTAGCCAAGATTGAAGGCAAACCTCTGTATCGCCTGCTGGCCGACCGTTATCGCGACGGTGTGGCAGATGACAAGGTATGGGTCTATGCAGCAGGTGGTTATTACTACCCTGGCAAAGACCAGACCAAGCTCAAAGCGGAAATGCAGAGCTATCTGGATCGTGGCTACGACGTTGTCAAAATGAAGATCGGTGCGGTTCCTCTGGACGAAGATATCCGTCGCATCGAAGCGGTACTTGAAGTGGTAGGTGATGGTCGTCGACTGGCGGTCGATGCCAACGGTCGTTTCGATCTGAAGACCGGTATTGCATACGCGGAGGCCATCAAAAAATACAACCTCTTCTGGTACGAAGAAGTGGGCGATCCGCTGGACTATGCACTCCAGGCTGAGCTTGCAAATCACTATGAACTGCCCATGGCCACCGGGGAAAACCTGTTCTCCCATCAGGACGCCCGTAATCTTCTGCGTCACGGTGGTATGCGCCCTGATCGCGATTACCTGCAGTTCGACTGCGCGCTGTCCTACGGCCTGGTCGAGTACATGCGCACCCTGAAAGTGATGGAGGAGATGGGCTGGTCTTCGCGTCGCGTCGTTCCGCACGGGGGCCATCAGATGTCCCTGAATATCGCCGCGGGCCTGCACCTGGGCGGTAACGAATCCTATCCCGACGTGTTCCAGCCGTTCGGAGGATTTGCCGACGGGATTCGCGTGGAAAACGGCTACGTGGGCCTGCCGGACATTCCGGGTGTCGGCTTCGAAGCCAAGTCCGCCTTGTACGCCGTCATGCGCGAATTGGGCGAGGGCTGACAGGCCCGAACGCGGCCTCTTCGCCTGAGGCCGCCGTTATCAGGCGTCAACCGTTGGCGCCACACCACACGCCCATCACAACAATAAAATGAGGTGCTCCCGTGGAAATCTCCAAGTCCCGCTGGTATAGCCAGCTGTACGTCCAGGTGCTGATCGGCATCGTGGTCGGTGCCGCAATCGGTCACTTCGAACCGCAATTCGGCGCCAAGCTCCAACCTTTCGCAGATGGCTTTATCAGGCTGATCAAAATGCTGTTGGCCCCCATTATTTTTGGCACCGTGGTAGTCGGTATCGCCAAGATGGGCAGCATCAAGGAGGTCGGTCGGATTGGCGTCAAGGCGCTGGTCTATTTCGAGATCCTTTCGACCATCGCCCTGGTCATCGGCCTTGTCGTGGTCAATGTTGTAAAGCCTGGCGTTGGGATGAACATCAATGTCGACATGCTCGATGGCAGCGCTATCGCCAAGTACAGCCAAGCCGCCACGGAGCAGGGGGGCACCATTGATTTCTTCATGAACATCATCCCGCAAACCTTCATCGGGGCGTTCTCCAATGGCGTCATGCTGCAAGTCATCCTGCTTTCTGTCTTGATGGGCGTGGCCCTGGTTCAAATGGGGGAAACCAGCAAACCGCTGATCAATACCATCGATCTGTTCCTGCAAGGGCTGTTCAAGATTGTTGCCATGGTCATGCGCCTGGCTCCGATTGGCGCTGGCGCGGGGATGGCGTTCACGATCGGCAAATATGGCATCGGTACGCTGCTGTCCCTCGGCCAATTGTTGATTGCGCTCTACGTCACCACCCTGGTCTTTATCGTGATCGTGCTGGGCACGGTGGCTCGATGGTCAGGCATGCCCCTGTTGCAGTTTCTCCGTTACTTCAAGGACGAGATTCTGATCACGCTCGGGACGTGCTCAACCGAGGCCGTGCTGCCGCGAATGATGGTCAAGCTTGAAAAGCTGGGCTGCAAGAAATCGGTGGTGGGAATGGTGCTGCCGACGGGCTACACCTTCAACGCGGATGGCACCTGCATCTACCTGACCATGGCCGCGATCTTCATTGCCCAGGCAACCAATACGCCACTGACGTTTATGGACCAGATGATCCTGTTGGGCGTTTTCCTGCTCACGTCGAAAGGTTCGGCTGGCGTGGCGGGGGCCGGATTCATCACCCTCGCGGCAACGCTCACTACCATCCACTCCATTCCGCTGGTAGGCCTTGTCCTGCTCTTGGGCATCGACCGATTCCTCAACGAAGCGCGAGCCGTGACGAATTTGATCGGGAACGGTATCGGCACGATCGCCATTGCCAAGTGGGACAATTCTTTCGATGTGGAAGCGTGTGAGCGGGAGATTGCGGCGATGAAAAATGAGAAAGCGGCGCGTAGGGTGTTGGCTGCGCAGAAGTGATTGGTATTGCTTGCTTGATGGTGCTGGGAGCTTGGTTTGACTGGATTCCAGGCACAAAAAAAGACGTCCGAGGACGTCTTTTTTTGTTGGATTGGTGGAGCCGGGGGGATTTGAACCCCCGTCCGCCAGTACTCCGCTGTCGGTACTACATGCGTAGCCGTGTCTATTAAGTTAACCCTCAGCGACCCGACGGGCAGGGTGCTTTGGGCGAGTTGTGTAAGTTTTAGCCGCTTCGTCCACAACGTACTGCACGGCGATTCCGTTCTATATGACAATCACTTTGGGTTTACGGACATCCCCTGGTGATTGCTGGACCCGAAGGTACCAGAAGGGAAGGGCTAAGGCTGCTTACGCAGCGAGAGCGTATTCCCCGTAGGTTTCGTCATTGGCAACTATAGGAAGTTGCAACAGTGGATTTACGAGTTCTGTTACCAACTCGGCATGCACCTAAAGTTTCGCAACCGGCGTCGAATCCTAAACGGCCCCGAACCTGGCGTTCCGTGAATCTGTTGGAGCGGCAGGCATGTGCAGTGTACGCCAATCCGCGTCTGAGGCCAACCCGAAGGTTGGCCGGGCGCGACATTACTGCTGATCGCCTTTGGTGTTGTTCTGCAATTTCTGAATGGCTTGAGTGGTCAGCGAGATGCATTCCTTCGTGCCCTGCTCGGTACCTTTGGCCTGGGCAGCGGAGGCCTGCTGGATAGTGGCATCGATGTCAGATTTCATGCTTTCACTCATTTCCTCGGTGCTGACCTTGGCGTCCTTGATTTTTTGCAGGTTGACTTGGCAAAGGTCTGCCTGGCTATTTGCAAACACCGGAGAGGCCAACATCGCAGCGGAAATGAACAAGCCAGCAAGTGCGGTGCGCTTCATGTGTATCTCCTTGAACGTATGGTCTCGGTGCTGTCGGATGTCACGGACAGGCCGAGTTGGGGTAGGGCCCAGCGGAGCCGGGCCTATTCAAGTGACTACAGCGAAGTGCAGGAATTCGATTTTTCTTCGAATCCCGTCGCAGAGTCCTCGCCCTTGTTGGGTTTGGGCCGGGTGACGCGGTCGACCAGATACACCAACCCGTGGTAGTCGATTTCCCCATGACGTGTCAGACCGATCTCGCATGTGCGGCTGGTGGAAATCCCTTCGCTGCAATGCTGTACCGCCCCTTTCAGCGAGCGCAACGAATGGGCGTTCAGCTCCGGCGTGGTGAAGCCTTTGTCACCGGCAAAACCACAGCAATGAATGCCTTCCGGGATGACCACGTTATTGCTGCACTTGCGCACCAGATCGATCAGCGCCTGGCTTTCTCCTAGGTGTTGCGTGCTGCAGGTGACATGAACTGCGATGGGCGCTTCCTGAGGCGTGAAGTCGAGGCGATCCATCAGGTGCGTGCGGATGAAGCGCACCGGGTCATACAGGTCCAGGCGCACGTCGCCGAGGTCCTGGACCAATCGCAGTGTGCAAGGGCTTGTGTCGCAGTAAATCGGATCGAGTCCGCCGCGACTGGCGTGCAGCAGCGCGCCGATCAGTTCCTGGCGCTTATGCTCGGCTTGTTCGGCATAGCCTTTGGACGCGAAAGGCTGGCCGCAGCAAAGGCTGTCTACGTTGTCCGGAAAAACGACTTGATAGCCGGCCTTTTCCAGCAGGCCTCGGGTTTTGTCATGCAGCGACATCTGTTCCCTGTCGCCCGCGGCAGGGCCCATGACCCGCGACACACAGGCCGCCAGATAAACCACCCTGGGTCGTTCATCCGACACGGCGGGACTGAAGCGAATGGCCCTTTCCGGCTGCGGCATGGCGTTGGTCCACTGTGGAACTTGCCCTTTGGATAGCCGCGTCAGGCCTGCCGACAAACGTGCCAGGCGCGGTGCCCCCAAGAGCATTCGCGCACCATTGGCGACATGCAGCGTAAAGCGCGCCCCTTGCAGTGCGGTAGCGAAATTGCCGGCAAGCCAATCAGCGGTTTTCGTACGCGTTGCACTGCGGCCACGGAGCTTTTTCACCAGTTCGCCGGTGTTGATTCCTACAGGGCAACGTTGGGCGCAAAGCCCGGTGGCGGCGCAGGTGTCGATGCCCTGGTATTGATAAGCCGTTTCCAGCTCCGAGGTATCGGTGCCGGCGCGTTTTTTCGCCTGGATGTCTCGCCAGATCACAATGCGCTGACGCGGGCTCAGGGTCAGGTCCTTGGACGGACAGACCGGCTCGCAGAAGCCGCACTCGATGCACTTGTCCACAATCTCATCGGCGGCAGGCAAGGGCTTGAGGTGCTTGAGGTGAATCTGTGGATCCTCGCTGAGCACCACATCCGGGTTGAGAATGCCATTGGGATCGAGCAGGCGCTTGAGCTGCCACATCAATTGATAGGCGTCGCTGCCCCATTCCAGCTCGACGAACGGCGCCATGTTGCGGCCGGTGCCGTGTTCGGCTTTGAGCGAGCCACCGAATTCCACCGCCACCAATTGCGCTACGTCATCCATGAACGCTTGGTAGCGTGCGACTTCGTCGGCGCTGTTGAAGCCTTGGGTGAAGACGAAGTGCAGATTGCCTTCCAGCGCGTGTCCGAAAAGGATCGCTTCGTCGTAGTGATGCTTGTCGAACAGCGCGATCAGGCGGTTCACACCGATCGCCAGTTGCTCGACCGGGAAGGTCACGTCTTCGATGATCACGGTGGTTCCGGTCTTGCGGACCGCGCCCACGGCTGGGAAGGTGTCCTTGCGGATCGCCCAGAGCCGGGCGTTTTCCCGTGGGTCTTCAGTGAAATCGACCTGCTTTTCCACCGGGAAACCTGCCAGCGAGGCCATGATCAGGGCCAGTTGCTCTTGCAATAACGATGACGAAGCCGCGCGGGATTCGATCAGCAAGGCGCAGGCATTGTTCGACAGATGCTGTACGAAATCTGGCATGCCCGGCTTGTCCTGCACCGAGCGCAGGCTGCGACGGTCCAGCAGCTCGACCGCGGAGACCGGCTGGCTTTTCAGCACTGTGACGGCGTTGCAGCAGGTTTCGACGTCAGGGAAGACGATCAGCGCCGACGCCTTGTTCGGGTGATCGATGACCGTGTTGTAGGTCACCGCGCTGATGAAACCGAGGGTTCCTTCGGAGCCCACCAGCAAGTGGCTCAAGATATCCACAGGCTCGTCGAAGTCCACCAGGGCGTTGAGTGACAGGCCGGTGGTATTTTTCAGACGGTATTTGTGGCGAATTCGGGTGGCCAGTTCCGTGTTGGCGCGGGTTTCGCGACCCAGGATCGCCAGTTGCTCCAACAGTTCACCATGGCTTGTGCGAAAAGCCGCCACGCTGGCGGCGTCTTCGGTGTCCAGGCGCGTGCCGTCAGCCAGGACCAGGCGGATGCCGGCGAGGGTGTGATAAGTATTCTGCGCCGTGCCGCAGCACATGCCGCTGGCGTTGTTGGCGACGATACCGCCTATCTTGCAGGCATTGATCGACGCCGGGTCCGGGCCGATCTTGCGTCCGAATGGGGCTAGCCAGGCGTTGGCCTGGGCGCCGATGACGCCGGGTTGCAAGCGAATCTGGTGGCCTTGCTCGCGAATTTCCCGGCCGTTCCAGTTATCTCCAAGCACGATCAGCACCGAATCGCTGATGGCTTGGCCTGACAAGCTGGTACCGGCGGCGCGGAACGTGACCGGAACCTGGTCGCGTTGGGCCAGTTTCAGCAGGGCGATGACTTCATCTTCGGATTCGACGCGCACCACCAGTTTCGGAATCAGCCGATAGAAACTGGCGTCGGTGCCGAAGGCCAGGGTGGACAAGGGATCGTCAAAGCGTCGTTTTTGCGGGATCAGTTGGTATGCGTCGCGCAGGAAAGGGGCCGGAAGCGTCATTGGTCCTCCAGGATCAGTACCACCAGGTCCTTCGGACCATGGGCGCCGTAAGCCAGGACTTGCTCGATATCGGCGGTTTTCGATGGGCCGGACACCAGCAGGGCATTGGTTGGCATGCCCTGGGCCCACGCGAATTCCTGTTGTACTTCATAGAAGTTGTCGCGGATCTCGCTGGCCTTGAGCAGGGCGAAATGCACCGGTGGGACGAGGCTCATCAGGCGCGGTTCTTCCCGCGTCGGCCAGAGAATCAGGCTGCCGGTGGCGGCGATGGCGCCGAGGGTGCCGGTCAGGCTGGCCGGGGTGTGGTTGAACAGTTCGGCTTTCCATTCTTCTACAGGCCGGTCGTAGGTCTTTAGAGCAGGCAGGTCCGGATTATTCGACCAGAACTGTACGATTTTTTGTCCGTGAGGCGTTGTCGGCGCGATCAGCAGGCTCGGCAGTTGACGGTCCCGCAGCAACTGCGCCAACAGTGCCGGCCAGGCTTCGCCGGAGGTCAGGTGGATCTCGGTGTGCACCGCTTCCATTTGCTTGCGCAATTGCGGGATGCGTTCTTCAGGCGCATAGCGGTAGGTCTGCGTCACCAGTTCAACGTCATAGGTGTCGGCAACCGGCGTGGTGCCGGTCAGGCTTTTACGCAGCTTGGCGAGGATATTTTCCTTGGCGCTCATCAGCGGTCTCCCTGCGGGTTCAGGTGGTCGCGGGCCAGGTCATGCAGTGAGCGGGCGGCGGGTTTCGGGGCGCTGTGGTTCTGCGTCCACGGGCCGACATTTTGCGGTGCCAGGGCGCGCAGGCGTGTGGCAAGGAAAGCAAACAATCGGTACAGCCGTGGCGAGCTGTTTAGCCGGGCCCAGGCATTCCAGATGAACCGTTCCTTGGCCGAGTATTTACTGCCCTGGCCGCGCATGATCGGGTTGGGACTGTCCGGCGCCTTGACGTTTTCCTCCCGCAGCCGCCGCAGCAGGGCTGGGATCGGAATCTTCACCGGGCATACTTCGCCGCAGGCTCCGCACAGCGAAGATGCGCTCGGGTGATCCGGCACCTTCGCCAGGCCGACCATGTGCGGTGTGATGATTTTTCCGATAGGCCCTGGGTAAACCTCCCCGTAGGCATGGCCACCGATTCGGGTATAGACCGGGCAATGGTTCATACAGGCGCCGCAGCGGATGCAATTCAGGGTCTGGCGCAGTTCGCTGTCGGCAAACGCCTGGCTGCGACCGTTATCGAGCAAGACCAGGTGGACTTCCTGGGGACCGTCCAGTTCGTCAGGCTTGCGCGGCCCGGAGATCATGTTGACGTAGGTGGTGATCGGTTGGCCGAGGGCCGAGCGGGTCAGCAGCGAGAGCAGCGGCACCACATCGCGCAGGTTTTCCACGACCTTTTCGATGCCAGTCACGGCAATGTGCACCGGCGGCACCGTGGTGGACATCCGCCCGTTACCCTCGTTCTCCACCAGCAGCAGGGTGCCGGTTTCGGCGACGGCAAAGTTGACGCCGGAAACGCCAATGTCAGCTTCGAAGAATTTCTGCCGCAAGACCTTGCGACCGATCTGAATGAGTTGGTCAACGTCCTTGGTGTACTCCACGCCGAGTTTGTCGTGGAACAAGGACGCGACCTGACCGGCATTCTTGTGGATCGCCGGCATAATGATGTGTGAAGGCTTCTCGTGATCGAGCTGGACGATGTATTCCCCCATGTCGGATTCGAGACATTCAATGTCCCGAGCCTCGAGGAAATGGTTCATCTCCATCTCTTCGCTGACCATCGATTTGCCCTTGATCACTTGCCGCGCCTCGTGAGCGCGGATGATCGAAAGGACGATGCCGTTGGCTTCGTCCACCGTTTCCGCCCAGTGTACTTTCACACCGTTGCGGGTCAGGTTGCTTTCAAGTTGCTCGAGCAGGTCGGGCAGCTTGGATAACGCACGGGCGCGGACAGCGTTGCCCAGCACTCGCAAATGTTCTCTTTCGTGGGCATCGCTGAAAGACGTTGCCCGTTTGGTCATCAGTGAATCCATCGCGCTGCGAAAGTTATTTCGCAGTTGCGTGTCGTCCAGCGCCTTGTGGGCGCGGGCGCGAAAATCATTCCCCACTTCAACGGTCGGGATCAGCGTCGGCGTGCTCATGCGGCACCTCCGGTTCGCTGCCAGAGGAAGCTCGCCAGGTGTTGGCCGCGCAACGCTTCCTGCTGTTTTTCCAGGGCGCCATTGATATTCATCAAGCACCCACAATCGGCGCTGACCACCTGATGCGCGCCGGATTCCTTCAGTGCCCGGGTCTTGTCGGCC
This genomic interval from Pseudomonas alvandae contains the following:
- a CDS encoding LutB/LldF family L-lactate oxidation iron-sulfur protein, which produces MSTPTLIPTVEVGNDFRARAHKALDDTQLRNNFRSAMDSLMTKRATSFSDAHEREHLRVLGNAVRARALSKLPDLLEQLESNLTRNGVKVHWAETVDEANGIVLSIIRAHEARQVIKGKSMVSEEMEMNHFLEARDIECLESDMGEYIVQLDHEKPSHIIMPAIHKNAGQVASLFHDKLGVEYTKDVDQLIQIGRKVLRQKFFEADIGVSGVNFAVAETGTLLLVENEGNGRMSTTVPPVHIAVTGIEKVVENLRDVVPLLSLLTRSALGQPITTYVNMISGPRKPDELDGPQEVHLVLLDNGRSQAFADSELRQTLNCIRCGACMNHCPVYTRIGGHAYGEVYPGPIGKIITPHMVGLAKVPDHPSASSLCGACGEVCPVKIPIPALLRRLREENVKAPDSPNPIMRGQGSKYSAKERFIWNAWARLNSSPRLYRLFAFLATRLRALAPQNVGPWTQNHSAPKPAARSLHDLARDHLNPQGDR
- a CDS encoding FAD-binding and (Fe-S)-binding domain-containing protein; the protein is MTLPAPFLRDAYQLIPQKRRFDDPLSTLAFGTDASFYRLIPKLVVRVESEDEVIALLKLAQRDQVPVTFRAAGTSLSGQAISDSVLIVLGDNWNGREIREQGHQIRLQPGVIGAQANAWLAPFGRKIGPDPASINACKIGGIVANNASGMCCGTAQNTYHTLAGIRLVLADGTRLDTEDAASVAAFRTSHGELLEQLAILGRETRANTELATRIRHKYRLKNTTGLSLNALVDFDEPVDILSHLLVGSEGTLGFISAVTYNTVIDHPNKASALIVFPDVETCCNAVTVLKSQPVSAVELLDRRSLRSVQDKPGMPDFVQHLSNNACALLIESRAASSSLLQEQLALIMASLAGFPVEKQVDFTEDPRENARLWAIRKDTFPAVGAVRKTGTTVIIEDVTFPVEQLAIGVNRLIALFDKHHYDEAILFGHALEGNLHFVFTQGFNSADEVARYQAFMDDVAQLVAVEFGGSLKAEHGTGRNMAPFVELEWGSDAYQLMWQLKRLLDPNGILNPDVVLSEDPQIHLKHLKPLPAADEIVDKCIECGFCEPVCPSKDLTLSPRQRIVIWRDIQAKKRAGTDTSELETAYQYQGIDTCAATGLCAQRCPVGINTGELVKKLRGRSATRTKTADWLAGNFATALQGARFTLHVANGARMLLGAPRLARLSAGLTRLSKGQVPQWTNAMPQPERAIRFSPAVSDERPRVVYLAACVSRVMGPAAGDREQMSLHDKTRGLLEKAGYQVVFPDNVDSLCCGQPFASKGYAEQAEHKRQELIGALLHASRGGLDPIYCDTSPCTLRLVQDLGDVRLDLYDPVRFIRTHLMDRLDFTPQEAPIAVHVTCSTQHLGESQALIDLVRKCSNNVVIPEGIHCCGFAGDKGFTTPELNAHSLRSLKGAVQHCSEGISTSRTCEIGLTRHGEIDYHGLVYLVDRVTRPKPNKGEDSATGFEEKSNSCTSL
- a CDS encoding mandelate racemase/muconate lactonizing enzyme family protein, with product MRIVDIREKTVSIASPIANAYIDFSKMTCSVVAVVTDVIREGKPVIGYGFNSNGRYGQGALMRDRFLARITEADPESLIDKENNNLDPFAIWKTLMTNEKPGGHGERSVAVGTIDMAVWDAVAKIEGKPLYRLLADRYRDGVADDKVWVYAAGGYYYPGKDQTKLKAEMQSYLDRGYDVVKMKIGAVPLDEDIRRIEAVLEVVGDGRRLAVDANGRFDLKTGIAYAEAIKKYNLFWYEEVGDPLDYALQAELANHYELPMATGENLFSHQDARNLLRHGGMRPDRDYLQFDCALSYGLVEYMRTLKVMEEMGWSSRRVVPHGGHQMSLNIAAGLHLGGNESYPDVFQPFGGFADGIRVENGYVGLPDIPGVGFEAKSALYAVMRELGEG
- a CDS encoding LysR family transcriptional regulator encodes the protein MELVWLEDFSALAEYGSFVRAAEARHVTQPAFSRRVRALENWMGVELFVRTPQGATLTEAGKQILPSAQETARRLYRMRSEAQEVAGMAIKTLQFAATHSLSFTFFPKWLRSTENGAPIEAVRLHSDSMAACEQMLIQGQVQFLLCHRHPDVPPLLAPDQFMGKKVGEDVLVPLASASANFGNAPATLPYLAYTQESGLGRIVAHRLQGKEEFLHLKPLFSSHLAAVLMSMALENKGVAWLPSSLTEQEVADGRLVRALDESWDIPLDIHLTRPTGAISPSAEEFWAKLKDC
- the dctA gene encoding C4-dicarboxylate transporter DctA encodes the protein MEISKSRWYSQLYVQVLIGIVVGAAIGHFEPQFGAKLQPFADGFIRLIKMLLAPIIFGTVVVGIAKMGSIKEVGRIGVKALVYFEILSTIALVIGLVVVNVVKPGVGMNINVDMLDGSAIAKYSQAATEQGGTIDFFMNIIPQTFIGAFSNGVMLQVILLSVLMGVALVQMGETSKPLINTIDLFLQGLFKIVAMVMRLAPIGAGAGMAFTIGKYGIGTLLSLGQLLIALYVTTLVFIVIVLGTVARWSGMPLLQFLRYFKDEILITLGTCSTEAVLPRMMVKLEKLGCKKSVVGMVLPTGYTFNADGTCIYLTMAAIFIAQATNTPLTFMDQMILLGVFLLTSKGSAGVAGAGFITLAATLTTIHSIPLVGLVLLLGIDRFLNEARAVTNLIGNGIGTIAIAKWDNSFDVEACEREIAAMKNEKAARRVLAAQK
- a CDS encoding LutC/YkgG family protein; the encoded protein is MSAKENILAKLRKSLTGTTPVADTYDVELVTQTYRYAPEERIPQLRKQMEAVHTEIHLTSGEAWPALLAQLLRDRQLPSLLIAPTTPHGQKIVQFWSNNPDLPALKTYDRPVEEWKAELFNHTPASLTGTLGAIAATGSLILWPTREEPRLMSLVPPVHFALLKASEIRDNFYEVQQEFAWAQGMPTNALLVSGPSKTADIEQVLAYGAHGPKDLVVLILEDQ